The following are encoded together in the Arcticibacterium luteifluviistationis genome:
- the ispE gene encoding 4-(cytidine 5'-diphospho)-2-C-methyl-D-erythritol kinase has product MISFPNAKINIGLNILHKREDGFHNIESVFYPIAWQDALEACIASSFEFNSSGLDIPGDTKNNLIIKAYKLLEEFIPPKEKVKIHLHKVIPMGAGLGGGSADGAFALKLLNELFKLNLSEELLESMAGKLGSDCPFFIQNKPVFCYDRGIKFKEIDLDLSSYKICVVNPNIHISTAEAYGAITTSLPKNALMDAIKKPIAAWKGIITNDFEEPLAKKYPKIGAIKKQLYTLGACYASMTGSGSTVYGIFDKEIDTKKHFEGLTTWQGQML; this is encoded by the coding sequence ATGATAAGTTTCCCTAACGCCAAAATAAATATAGGTCTTAATATTCTCCATAAACGAGAGGATGGGTTTCATAATATTGAATCCGTTTTTTACCCGATAGCATGGCAAGATGCTTTGGAAGCCTGTATAGCCTCAAGCTTTGAGTTTAACTCGTCAGGTTTAGATATCCCGGGAGATACCAAAAATAACCTCATCATAAAGGCGTATAAACTATTGGAGGAATTTATCCCTCCTAAAGAAAAAGTAAAAATACACCTTCACAAAGTTATCCCAATGGGTGCTGGGCTAGGCGGAGGCTCTGCTGATGGAGCATTTGCTTTAAAATTGCTCAATGAGCTGTTCAAATTAAATTTAAGCGAAGAGTTGCTTGAGAGTATGGCTGGCAAACTAGGCAGCGATTGTCCATTTTTCATTCAGAACAAACCTGTCTTTTGTTATGACCGCGGTATAAAGTTTAAAGAGATTGACCTCGACTTATCATCTTATAAAATTTGCGTGGTTAACCCAAACATACATATCAGCACAGCAGAGGCTTATGGAGCTATAACTACCAGCCTTCCCAAAAATGCTTTGATGGATGCCATAAAAAAACCTATTGCGGCATGGAAAGGTATAATCACAAATGATTTTGAGGAACCGCTAGCTAAGAAATACCCAAAAATAGGAGCTATTAAAAAACAACTCTACACTCTGGGAGCATGCTATGCCTCCATGACTGGAAGCGGCTCTACTGTATATGGTATTTTTGACAAAGAAATAGATACTAAAAAGCATTTTGAAGGCTTAACTACCTGGCAAGGTCAAATGCTCTAA
- the rplS gene encoding 50S ribosomal protein L19 has translation MSDLLIKMVEQELAGEQTEHPKFKAGDTVNVHVRIKEGNKERIQVFQGAVIQRKNYGTNGETFTVRKISNGIGVERIFPILSPSIEKVEVLRRGRVRRAKLYYLRNKHGKAAKIREQK, from the coding sequence ATGAGCGATTTATTAATCAAAATGGTCGAGCAAGAGCTGGCCGGAGAACAAACTGAGCATCCAAAATTTAAAGCTGGAGATACAGTAAATGTTCACGTACGTATCAAAGAAGGTAACAAAGAGCGTATTCAGGTATTTCAAGGAGCTGTAATTCAAAGAAAAAATTACGGAACTAATGGAGAAACTTTCACTGTAAGAAAAATTTCTAACGGCATTGGCGTTGAGAGAATTTTCCCTATATTGTCACCTAGTATCGAGAAGGTAGAGGTACTTAGAAGAGGACGAGTGAGAAGAGCTAAACTTTACTACTTGAGAAACAAGCACGGTAAAGCAGCTAAAATTAGAGAGCAGAAGTAA
- the dapF gene encoding diaminopimelate epimerase, translating into MKFFKYQGTGNDFIMIDDREQTFNLSKAEIEMLCHRRFGVGADGLILIQDAEGYDFRMVYYNADGGEGSMCGNGGRCIVRFAHDLGIFDKETSFIAVDGKHEASVTPDLVSLKMSDTAAVSDKDGLHFYDTGSPHVIKYIDNLDELDVDGAGSAIRNSEFWKVNGGTNVNFVEAIDEQRIKVRTYERGVEAETFSCGTGVTACVLDRFVVAACQSPIAIVTKGGDLEVSFHVNADHSFTNIYLIGPAKRVFEGVLA; encoded by the coding sequence ATGAAATTTTTCAAATATCAGGGCACAGGAAATGACTTTATCATGATTGATGATAGAGAGCAAACTTTCAATCTTTCTAAAGCAGAAATTGAAATGTTGTGCCACAGAAGATTTGGTGTAGGAGCAGACGGGCTCATTCTAATTCAAGATGCAGAAGGCTATGATTTTAGAATGGTCTATTATAATGCTGATGGAGGAGAGGGTAGCATGTGTGGTAATGGTGGCCGCTGTATTGTCAGGTTTGCACATGATTTAGGTATCTTTGACAAAGAGACGAGTTTTATTGCTGTTGATGGCAAACATGAAGCCTCGGTTACTCCAGATTTAGTTTCTTTGAAAATGTCAGATACGGCTGCGGTTTCTGATAAAGACGGTTTACACTTTTATGACACGGGTTCTCCACATGTTATAAAGTATATTGATAATTTAGACGAGCTTGATGTAGATGGAGCCGGAAGTGCTATCAGAAATAGTGAATTTTGGAAAGTAAATGGTGGTACAAATGTGAATTTTGTGGAGGCTATTGATGAGCAAAGAATTAAAGTACGTACATACGAAAGAGGGGTAGAGGCAGAAACCTTTTCTTGTGGAACAGGAGTGACGGCATGTGTTCTGGATAGGTTTGTAGTGGCTGCTTGTCAATCACCTATCGCCATTGTTACCAAAGGAGGTGACTTAGAAGTCTCTTTTCATGTTAATGCTGACCATTCATTTACCAATATTTACTTGATAGGCCCTGCAAAACGAGTTTTCGAAGGAGTTTTAGCCTAA
- the rho gene encoding transcription termination factor Rho has product MYQESDLKSKLLPELKAIAGDLGIDVKGLNKKSITDQILEKGNADDSPKKVELKPVADKPKEETPSKRPRTRKRIQRDGNDAAAPKKEETVKQDEEDDIDLSDLEEEIPDITDEDLGLSDDGDEEEDMDPAEKKKRDEYSKGIKRQFNNLIKEFDGLIDNEGVLEIMSEGSYGFLRSPDYDYLASPDDIYVSPSQIKLFGLKTGDTINGTVRPPKDGEKYFALLKVISVNGKTSEEIRDRVPFEYLTPLFPEEQIKLSTKPDIMSTRVLDLFAPIGKGQRGMIVAQPKTGKTVLLKEIANAITRNHPEIYLIILLIDERPEEVTDMARSVRAEVISSTFDETADKHVKVSGMVLEKAKRLTESGHDVVILLDSITRLARAHNTVVPSSGKILSGGVDAKALHKPKRFFGAARNIENGGSLTIIATALIDTGSKMDEVIFEEFKGTGNMELQLDRRLANKRVFPSIDIMTSGTRREDLLMHKDELNKVWLLRKYVSDMNAMEAMEFLLGKMKGTRSNEEFLMTMNR; this is encoded by the coding sequence ATGTATCAAGAATCGGATTTAAAGTCTAAGCTTTTACCAGAGTTGAAGGCAATCGCAGGAGACTTAGGAATAGACGTTAAGGGCCTCAATAAAAAAAGTATTACTGACCAAATCCTTGAAAAGGGTAATGCTGATGATTCTCCGAAGAAAGTAGAGTTAAAGCCTGTGGCAGATAAGCCAAAAGAAGAAACTCCTTCTAAAAGACCAAGAACTAGAAAACGAATTCAACGAGATGGTAACGATGCTGCTGCCCCAAAGAAAGAAGAAACGGTGAAGCAGGATGAGGAAGATGATATTGATTTGTCAGATTTAGAAGAGGAGATTCCAGATATTACGGATGAAGATTTAGGCCTTTCTGACGATGGAGATGAAGAGGAGGACATGGATCCTGCAGAGAAGAAAAAGAGAGATGAATATTCAAAAGGCATAAAACGTCAATTCAATAATTTAATTAAGGAATTTGACGGACTAATTGATAATGAAGGAGTATTAGAAATAATGTCTGAAGGAAGTTACGGCTTTTTGAGGTCTCCTGATTATGATTATTTAGCCAGTCCAGATGATATTTATGTATCACCATCCCAAATAAAGCTTTTTGGCTTGAAAACAGGTGATACTATAAATGGTACTGTTAGACCACCAAAGGATGGTGAAAAGTATTTCGCATTATTGAAAGTTATTTCGGTAAACGGAAAAACTTCTGAAGAAATAAGAGATAGAGTTCCTTTTGAGTATTTAACGCCTTTGTTTCCTGAAGAACAAATTAAGTTAAGCACCAAGCCAGACATAATGTCTACTAGAGTTTTGGATCTTTTTGCTCCAATAGGTAAAGGACAAAGAGGGATGATTGTGGCTCAACCTAAAACAGGTAAGACTGTTTTATTAAAAGAAATAGCGAATGCTATTACAAGGAACCACCCAGAGATATATCTTATTATTCTTTTGATAGATGAGCGTCCTGAAGAGGTTACGGATATGGCCAGAAGCGTAAGAGCGGAGGTTATTTCTTCCACTTTTGATGAAACAGCAGACAAGCATGTTAAGGTTTCTGGAATGGTGCTAGAGAAAGCGAAAAGGCTTACGGAGTCTGGGCATGATGTAGTTATTTTGCTAGATTCAATCACACGTCTGGCAAGAGCTCATAATACAGTGGTGCCATCATCTGGTAAAATCTTATCTGGTGGTGTGGATGCTAAAGCACTTCACAAGCCTAAAAGGTTTTTTGGAGCCGCTAGAAATATTGAAAATGGTGGTTCTTTAACCATTATTGCTACAGCACTTATTGATACAGGTTCTAAAATGGACGAGGTTATCTTTGAGGAATTTAAAGGTACCGGTAATATGGAGCTTCAATTAGATAGAAGGCTGGCTAATAAACGAGTTTTCCCATCTATTGATATTATGACTTCCGGTACTAGAAGAGAAGACTTATTGATGCATAAAGACGAACTGAATAAGGTTTGGCTTCTTAGAAAATATGTATCAGATATGAATGCTATGGAAGCTATGGAATTTTTACTGGGTAAGATGAAAGGGACTAGAAGCAATGAAGAGTTTCTTATGACTATGAACAGATAA
- a CDS encoding OmpA family protein encodes MNRILIPLLIVLWSLLYSWFWNCERKPHCSTGEYDGNNMAVIAPAEPEVEVVEPAPITEEAAAEELLFEPLDVYFETAKSSITHTEEIDNFLSTAKKYLAAHPDKKLSIVGHTDSDGTDVTNDRLSLVRANLLKDFLVKDGFNANQLITSGKGEMMPLASNDTPEGKAKNRRATVKLAR; translated from the coding sequence ATGAACAGAATCTTGATTCCACTACTTATAGTGTTGTGGTCTCTTCTGTATAGTTGGTTTTGGAATTGCGAGCGGAAACCTCACTGTTCTACTGGAGAATATGATGGCAATAATATGGCCGTTATAGCACCAGCTGAACCAGAGGTAGAAGTCGTAGAGCCGGCACCTATTACAGAAGAAGCGGCAGCTGAAGAGTTGCTTTTCGAGCCTTTAGATGTTTATTTTGAAACTGCAAAGTCTAGTATTACGCACACAGAAGAAATAGATAATTTCTTATCAACAGCGAAAAAGTATTTGGCAGCACATCCTGACAAAAAACTTAGTATAGTTGGCCATACAGATAGTGATGGAACTGATGTTACCAATGATAGACTTTCTTTAGTAAGAGCTAATCTTTTAAAAGATTTCTTGGTAAAGGATGGCTTTAATGCTAACCAATTAATTACTTCTGGAAAAGGAGAAATGATGCCTTTGGCTTCGAATGATACTCCTGAAGGAAAAGCAAAAAATAGAAGAGCTACGGTAAAATTGGCTCGATAA
- a CDS encoding shikimate kinase translates to MTTNIFMLGMPSSGKSTLGRNLAKELNYDFIDLDRKIEVSEGKKIDEIFRLEGEEYFRKKESEQLKKIPVDDKLVIALGGGTPCYFDNMDYIKENGVSIFLDVSPDKLEERMRTSRRNNRPMFKLENENLLETLTDTYNKRIDLFRTASIIIEGDTDASTILWILEAQFPKLANR, encoded by the coding sequence ATGACCACTAATATTTTTATGTTAGGCATGCCTTCGTCAGGTAAAAGCACATTAGGAAGAAATTTAGCGAAAGAACTCAATTACGATTTCATTGATTTGGACCGTAAAATTGAGGTAAGTGAGGGAAAGAAAATTGATGAGATTTTCAGGCTAGAAGGCGAAGAGTATTTCAGAAAAAAAGAATCCGAACAATTAAAGAAAATACCTGTAGATGATAAGCTCGTTATAGCTTTAGGTGGAGGAACACCATGTTACTTTGATAACATGGACTACATTAAAGAAAATGGAGTAAGTATTTTCTTAGATGTTTCTCCAGATAAATTAGAAGAACGAATGAGGACTTCAAGAAGAAACAATAGACCAATGTTCAAATTGGAAAATGAGAACCTTCTAGAAACCCTTACAGATACCTACAATAAAAGAATAGATCTTTTCAGAACAGCTTCCATTATCATTGAAGGAGATACAGATGCAAGCACTATTCTATGGATTTTAGAAGCTCAATTTCCTAAATTAGCTAATAGGTAG
- a CDS encoding BT_3928 family protein, with the protein MKLVANIARVLVGLEFIFSGFVKVVDPYGTGLKLQEYFEVFAVDLPAFSGLFEFFAHQSQLLSLIFCASELILGVALLFSFKMKKTSWIVLLLMTFFTFLTFYSAFFNKVTDCGCFGDFLKLKPWHSFYKDIISLAVILIIFFYRKTFKETSFAKQATLIATLLAFGIGIYAKRYLPLLDFLPYAKGLSLPEQMKPTGVKPEIEYTFLDKINDEEMSSMEYLMDTTKYKYLSSEILNESLLSPKITDFGVSDIEGNDMTEESLKGNKLFIIVKKFEKTTNSELAAIKTFSEELGKANIESMLLTSQILSDIKTKYEDNLIPDELYNTDEKVLKAMARTNSVLILLKDGVVKGKWSSHNIPSEKKVLELLNH; encoded by the coding sequence ATGAAATTAGTTGCAAATATTGCTAGGGTACTTGTTGGGTTAGAATTTATCTTTTCTGGCTTTGTAAAAGTGGTGGACCCATATGGTACAGGACTTAAACTCCAGGAATATTTTGAAGTTTTTGCGGTAGACCTACCGGCCTTCTCAGGACTTTTTGAATTCTTTGCTCATCAAAGCCAACTCCTGTCTTTAATTTTCTGTGCTTCTGAATTGATATTGGGCGTAGCCTTACTTTTTTCGTTTAAAATGAAGAAGACCTCTTGGATTGTGCTTCTTCTAATGACTTTCTTTACTTTTCTCACTTTCTACTCAGCTTTTTTTAATAAAGTAACAGACTGTGGGTGTTTTGGCGATTTCTTAAAATTAAAACCTTGGCATTCTTTTTATAAGGACATCATAAGCTTGGCGGTTATTCTTATCATTTTCTTTTATAGGAAAACTTTTAAAGAAACCTCTTTTGCAAAGCAAGCTACTTTAATTGCCACTTTACTTGCTTTCGGCATTGGCATTTATGCCAAAAGATACCTTCCTCTCCTTGATTTTTTACCTTATGCTAAAGGTTTAAGTCTCCCTGAACAAATGAAACCTACGGGAGTTAAGCCTGAAATAGAGTATACCTTCCTAGACAAAATCAATGATGAGGAAATGAGTTCAATGGAGTATTTGATGGATACCACGAAATACAAATACCTTTCGTCTGAAATACTTAACGAAAGTTTACTAAGCCCAAAAATTACAGACTTTGGCGTAAGTGACATAGAGGGCAATGATATGACAGAGGAGTCATTGAAAGGAAACAAACTCTTTATAATTGTCAAGAAATTTGAAAAAACAACGAATTCGGAATTAGCAGCTATTAAAACTTTTTCAGAAGAACTAGGAAAGGCTAACATAGAAAGTATGCTCCTAACCTCGCAAATCCTCTCAGATATCAAAACCAAATACGAAGACAACCTTATCCCTGATGAACTATATAATACGGATGAGAAGGTTTTAAAAGCAATGGCGAGAACAAATTCAGTTCTTATTTTGTTGAAAGATGGTGTTGTAAAAGGAAAATGGAGTAGCCACAATATTCCAAGCGAAAAGAAGGTTTTAGAATTATTAAACCATTAA
- a CDS encoding DUF1599 domain-containing protein: MQETQNEYKGIISNCRDIFTKKNIDYGTSWRILRLPSITDQIFIKAQRIRTLQENGFSKVDEGQVSEFIGIINYCVMALILIDEKGDQSTDLPEAYQNQIEEVMELLFNKNHDYGEAWRNMRVSSMTDIILMKLLRIKQIEDNEGKTLISEGIKAGYQDIINYAVFCLIHLQNQKSEA, translated from the coding sequence ATGCAAGAAACGCAAAACGAATACAAAGGCATTATTAGTAACTGTCGCGATATTTTCACCAAAAAAAATATTGATTACGGTACATCTTGGAGAATCTTAAGATTACCTTCTATTACAGACCAAATTTTCATCAAAGCCCAAAGAATTAGAACATTACAAGAAAACGGCTTCTCGAAAGTAGATGAAGGGCAGGTTTCTGAGTTTATAGGTATCATTAATTACTGTGTAATGGCCTTAATTTTGATAGATGAAAAGGGAGACCAGAGTACTGACCTGCCAGAAGCTTACCAAAACCAGATAGAAGAAGTTATGGAATTGTTATTCAACAAAAATCATGACTACGGCGAGGCTTGGAGAAATATGCGAGTAAGCAGCATGACGGACATTATTTTGATGAAGCTTTTACGCATAAAGCAGATTGAAGATAATGAAGGAAAAACTCTTATCTCTGAAGGGATAAAAGCTGGATATCAAGATATTATTAATTATGCGGTTTTCTGTTTAATACATCTGCAAAATCAAAAAAGTGAAGCATGA